One window of Chitinophagaceae bacterium genomic DNA carries:
- a CDS encoding 30S ribosomal protein S6--L-glutamate ligase, protein MKIAILSRGLKIYSTKRLYEACLERGHEPVVYNPTSLDLMIQKKQPAVHFNGKEVLDVDAIIPRIGASITFYGAAVIRQFEMMKTFTAVESQALVRSRDKLRSLQVLSRAGVDMPKTAFTFGSKDTESLIQRVGGAPLIIKLLEGTQGIGVVLAENKKAAVSVIEAFHGLKARIIVQEFIKEAGGADIRAFVVDGEVIGAMKRQGKEGDFRSNLHRGGKAELIKLSRAEKSTALKAVKTLGLGVAGVDMLQSSRGPLVMEVNSSPGLEGIEKATGIDIATKIIEYIEKNAPLKRFQKDKIKA, encoded by the coding sequence ATGAAAATAGCTATTCTATCCCGGGGATTAAAAATTTATTCTACAAAAAGACTATATGAGGCTTGCCTGGAAAGAGGTCATGAGCCTGTGGTTTATAATCCTACCAGTCTGGACTTAATGATACAAAAGAAACAGCCGGCTGTTCATTTTAACGGTAAAGAAGTACTGGATGTAGATGCTATAATTCCTAGAATTGGAGCCTCAATTACATTTTATGGGGCAGCTGTAATCCGACAATTTGAAATGATGAAAACCTTCACCGCCGTTGAATCTCAGGCTTTGGTTCGCTCCCGAGATAAGTTAAGGAGTCTGCAGGTTTTATCAAGAGCCGGGGTTGATATGCCGAAAACAGCTTTTACTTTTGGCTCCAAAGATACCGAGTCTCTAATCCAGCGAGTTGGAGGTGCTCCTTTAATTATTAAACTATTGGAAGGCACGCAGGGCATAGGTGTAGTCCTGGCAGAGAATAAAAAAGCAGCTGTTTCTGTAATTGAAGCTTTCCATGGTCTAAAAGCCCGCATCATAGTACAAGAATTTATCAAAGAAGCCGGTGGAGCAGATATCCGGGCTTTTGTGGTTGACGGTGAAGTTATCGGAGCAATGAAAAGACAAGGGAAAGAAGGTGATTTTCGTTCAAATCTGCACAGAGGCGGAAAAGCTGAATTGATAAAGTTAAGCAGAGCAGAAAAATCAACAGCTCTAAAAGCGGTTAAAACTTTAGGTCTTGGAGTAGCCGGTGTTGATATGCTTCAGTCTTCCCGCGGACCACTGGTTATGGAAGTAAACTCTTCTCCCGGTCTGGAAGGAATTGAAAAGGCAACCGGAATTGATATTGCCACAAAAATCATTGAGTATATAGAAAAAAATGCTCCGCTAAAGAGATTTCAAAAAGACAAAATAAAAGCATAA
- a CDS encoding T9SS C-terminal target domain-containing protein: protein MIQKIFLTTLFLFTIISLKSQVTYDRVYNLLQAQCSSCHNNVNTAPFLDFTMSKSDVYSLIIGKTPVNPVAAAKGDELIYRGYPEKSFLLRKINKNLGPNLGLSAGEGSMMPNPNAPIPDHEVEIIRQWILNGAPQSGNVVNQSAIESYYNDGGLQIANIPNPPDPSEGFQLHFGPIFLEPLQEVEFFKKHELWNDEPMEVNRIDVFMNWQSHHFLLYKFKEGQAPNSAWLRPVNMSNVLSSDKNVVTQWQYSNDIRLPEKTAFFWGENTALDFNYHILNYSTDEILKAEIYMNVYTQPSGTAEVEMLTQYRHYPVMQFIIPPGETTFSEPIYSPTNTDTSYIWKITSHTHKFGTAYNVFARNPDGTRGDTLYNGNYDVDYVEDLGFYNWEHPPIRYFSPLKPIANNNGLIHEATFNNYSGNTVTFGLTTDDEMMLLIYQYTESMPSEDEEVVSAEYLEKDNFVTLEFNPVNNYISLNFERNFETMEIELYNSAGQRVLKEFHAETFKGSNILINLEKFQLPSGKYHLHLSSGNEHSRIPIIKI from the coding sequence ATGATACAAAAAATATTTCTCACTACATTGTTTTTATTTACAATTATTAGCCTGAAAAGCCAGGTTACATATGACAGAGTTTATAATTTACTGCAGGCGCAGTGTTCCTCTTGTCATAATAATGTAAATACAGCCCCTTTTTTAGATTTTACCATGTCTAAATCAGATGTGTATAGCTTAATCATCGGAAAAACACCTGTAAATCCTGTTGCTGCAGCAAAAGGTGATGAATTGATATATAGAGGATATCCTGAAAAAAGTTTCTTACTAAGAAAGATAAACAAAAATCTGGGTCCTAATTTGGGACTATCAGCCGGAGAAGGAAGCATGATGCCTAATCCGAACGCTCCTATACCCGATCATGAAGTGGAGATTATCAGGCAATGGATTTTAAATGGAGCTCCACAAAGTGGAAATGTAGTAAATCAATCTGCAATTGAATCATATTATAATGATGGTGGTTTGCAAATAGCAAACATCCCTAATCCTCCGGATCCGTCTGAAGGCTTTCAACTACATTTTGGACCAATATTTCTTGAGCCACTTCAGGAAGTTGAGTTTTTCAAAAAGCATGAACTTTGGAATGATGAGCCTATGGAGGTGAATCGTATAGATGTGTTTATGAACTGGCAATCGCATCACTTTTTATTATACAAATTTAAGGAAGGGCAAGCACCAAATAGCGCCTGGCTCAGACCGGTTAATATGAGTAATGTTCTGAGTTCTGATAAAAATGTTGTGACACAGTGGCAATACTCAAATGATATAAGGTTACCGGAAAAAACTGCTTTTTTCTGGGGAGAAAATACAGCTTTGGATTTTAACTATCATATCTTAAACTATAGTACAGATGAAATTTTGAAGGCCGAAATCTATATGAATGTTTATACACAGCCAAGTGGAACAGCAGAAGTAGAAATGCTTACACAATACAGGCATTATCCGGTTATGCAGTTTATAATACCTCCGGGAGAAACTACATTTAGTGAGCCGATTTACAGCCCTACAAATACTGACACTTCTTATATTTGGAAAATAACTTCACATACACATAAGTTTGGAACGGCCTATAATGTTTTTGCCAGAAACCCTGACGGAACAAGAGGGGATACATTATATAATGGAAATTATGATGTTGATTATGTAGAAGACTTAGGTTTTTATAATTGGGAGCACCCGCCAATCAGATATTTCTCTCCTTTAAAGCCTATTGCTAACAATAATGGATTAATACATGAGGCCACTTTTAATAACTATTCCGGGAATACGGTTACTTTTGGACTTACTACCGATGATGAAATGATGTTATTGATTTATCAATATACAGAAAGTATGCCATCTGAGGATGAAGAGGTCGTTTCTGCTGAATATTTAGAAAAAGACAATTTTGTTACTTTGGAATTCAATCCGGTTAATAATTATATTAGTCTGAATTTTGAAAGAAATTTTGAGACCATGGAAATAGAATTATATAATTCTGCGGGTCAGAGAGTACTGAAAGAATTTCATGCTGAAACCTTCAAAGGCT